In Spea bombifrons isolate aSpeBom1 chromosome 5, aSpeBom1.2.pri, whole genome shotgun sequence, the sequence ATTGGCTGTTTAAActgtcaatcagtgacaggaacatactcccactgatttcattgCTAATACTTTAATGCCTCTGATTGAcagtttaagcagccaatcagtggaaggAACAGGATTTTGCATCATGGCTATAACTtcttcattttggaagaatacGTATTAAACTACtaacagagtactttaatattcattcttctatagtaggggtgtcagggacattagactatccctttaatatgcattctttaaaactttaaaatgtatatatgtttgatgATATACACATAAACTTGCAAATCTCTATATAAAGAGTTGTACTTCATTTTGTTGGCCCCGATCCCTTTCTTCCATACGCTAAACATTCTGGGAATATGCTAAAATAATTTAGGTTGAGCGCCCAGTCCTATGTGCAAACCAAACATGAGAATGAACAAAGTCTCAATGGTCCCAATCGCATAGCTTTATACATAACACAAAGTAGAAGAAACACATTGACTAAGCCAAGACAGAAAGAGAATTGCTATTTATACAACTCCCTCAATGATACAAacaggcaaatatttatatattatcagACAACCTGTACCATTAATCACGTTAATTAACAGAATAAATGATGGTATCGATTGCCATGAAATGATGTACTTGGGCATCGCTATTGACCTCCTCCTTTGCAGCGCAGACAAGCAGTTGATCATTTTATACCGCTAAGTAGCAGAAAATTAAAGTTTCTAAACTAAAGGGGCAACAATGGAGGATGGGTATAAAGGTGTCCTTGTGATAAAAGTACATGcaggttttatttaaaagaagagctATCACATCTGAGATGAATCATAACTGAATCCAGCACTGGTTATTTGTGCAATTATTTGCATGTAATATTCCGTTATATAGTCTCCAGTTCTGATATTCAGGTACAGTAAGGGTGTTTTATGCAAATTCGACTATCACCTGTAAATAAAGATTGTACTCAATTCTGTCATCCCATATAGGAGCTGTTACCACGCGTCCTGGACTCTACCTGCATTGTTTTATAGACCACACAAGCCTCTAGTGATATAGATTAATAAAAAGCAGTGCAGTTCCTTTATAAAGCTATTATTCCAAATACTTTACAGCAATTCAGCCACGCTTTCACTGCAAGCAAATTGGTGGCAGCATAAATTATAAGAGATTAGACTTTAGTCTCAGTTTACCCCTCCCCCAACCGCCTCCACTTATAGCAGGGATCATACTgaagtatgcttcttgcacatgctcagtaaacACCTTTTCTAGTTAGGGGGGGGCTGAGGTCCCACTGAAAGCAAGGCAGTAGCAGTAGCAGCCGCTTACCACATTTATGCTGCTaaacactgatgttttgctTGAAtaaatgtgattggctgctgagtcaatgatttcaatgagagtactactgagcatgtgcagcaACTCTGCATACTAAcgcttcctggtttcagtagaggcagctgtaaaggggttaaatgaaaccAAAGTCTCTAACTTCAATAACTAAACAATGCATGGTCCAAATTACAGGCTGCAAAATAGATTGGCATCCATGTACCCCAACATGCATTAAAactaatattctgtggactctgctatttctttaaaatgttgtatAGGAATTACAATTAGGATAATCTGGAAAGTCTGGCAGTTCTCTACTGCAGACTATGCATTAAATCTGAAAAGGACTGAAAGGCTTAATAACATACGGTAACTACTACCAACAATCAACTTGGCCACAAACTTGACTGATGGCCTTTCGTGACGGATCTGAACATCAACCTGCATTTACAATTTATAGCAACCCATGTCAACTTGATAGGAAACCCGGACTCTCAAACCTCATGGCGCTCAACAGCAGCCCAGAGCTTTGTATCAGTATACAAGCTGTTGTCAGAGTGGTTCCTTGTTAGGTGAGGCAAGGTGGCAGACTGCTCAAATCTACGTGAATAAACTTGCCTGACCCACTCCTTTCCACTGTCAGACCTGGAgaagtgacctggagaccatGGGAAGCAgaacttcacccagagactctgggtcaaacatgGAGAGTCCCAAGGTATGGTTATTAAATCTCCTACATATAATCAAACCTATTCCCTTTTCTCTTGCAAGTCATAACCATGTTCCGTGGAACCCCCTCCCAGTCTGCAATAGATATCTATAACTACCAGTGGCATGTGATTCGACATGCATTACAGCAACTCAAGCAGGGGGAGCATGGTTTCATTTGTATGGCTAAGTGAATGAAATGGTAAGAATATCAGTTATTGGATAGAGAACAAGGATTTAGAAGACAAGAGGAAATAGAGATAACAGCAACAGTAAAGATCAGCGTGCATCCAAAGACTTAACTCTTTCAGGGCAAGAAAGGCAGGCTGAGATTGGGATTCCTACTATATCTCATGTGTAGAAACCAACACAGACAAGATGCCTGCAACATCTAAATGGCCATACATACGTTTTGATCCTTTCGTTGTCACTCGGCATGTCAACAGCTATATTAAACTGGTAATTCAGCATTTCTGTTCCAAATAAGTCATATTCCAGGTAAGATCCGAGCTCAGCAAACTCAAGCAGCTTCTTCTCATCAAATATAGTCCTATAATAAGGAGCAGCagtagttttattatttaaatgttgacATTAAGCCATTTCTATTAAAAGGGGATTACAGATCGCTTTGTCGTCTCAACCAGGTTGGTGTaataacatattaaattgaGGACAGATTAATTGTCAAGAACATTTTCGCATTATGCACATGATAGAAGGCAGGGCACCGGGAAGGATGATCTAAGAATAAAATGTTGCACGAAAAATGTACCAAGTAAACCACATATTTAAGCAGGTTGCTTAATAAATAAGGCTGAATTTgagcacaagaaaaaaacctacttgccttttgtattgtttgtgTTATCTTGTATCTGTAAAATGTTGTCTTAATGATTTGTTATAGAACACTGAGGTTACAATTTGGCACCACAGATGTAGTCCAGACAACCAAGAAGATGGCTTCTCCCTTCAGTTTTGCAAAGcattaatatatgtaataaaatgagCAATAtctctttcaataaaataaggcacaatataataataatacatacaaaatatagcACAAACTAGCCAACTTACTATATACATCTGTGATTTTGATATACTCCTTACCTATCAAGATGAGACATTACAATTTTGGACACATCTGCCCCCGACTCAAGAAGAATCCTGATTATCTCGAATGGGCAATCACTGTCTCTACCAGGGTGGATATTTACAGGGCAGCCAAGTTGGATCTGAGCTTCAGCCGTCGCCCGGAGAACTTTCTTCTCACTCTCCGTTAATGGCCAGGAACATCCTATTTCCCCGATTAtaccacattttatatttgtccCATCTGCTCCTTGGAGGACTTCATTAACCAGAACCTCTGTCAGCTAACAAAGATTTATGGATATACATGTCACACAGCACAACAAGCACCTTTATTAAAAAGACACAATTGACTTCCAAGAATAAACgcttggaaaaaagaaaataacaaatatagttcatccaaaaaagtatatttttacgAGGTAAACTGCAGAAATCAATTAATGAAATATCTACtgcgtatatatgtatagtggtGGATGGAAGGCACATAAAGCATGGCTTACTAATAAAGCTGAAGCCCTAGGGAAATATAGGcaagttaaataaaacattgattGTGAGATTTGCACATTGCGTTaggggtccctggggtggaccAGAACAGCAGGGTGGGCTGGTGCTCCAACAGCCTTCGGAATCCAGGCCAGGATTTCCAGGTGGAGCTAATTGCAGATCATCTGGAATAATTAGGAAGGTTTAGAAGGACCAGCATGGTGTAATTCAGTCTCTCCCTTTATCTCAGCCAAAAGAGCTGGAAGATATCAAGCTGCTGGACTGCTTTTTGGTTGGCTACAGAGTTGTTGTTAAGTTGTGAAGAGGAGAAGCCTGCTACTTACATGAGGGCTGGACAACTTTGCGCGGAGGTTAGGAGCCAGACAGAATAATCGTGGAGCCAGCTCAGTATTTCAGGGAAGCCAAAAAGAGGCAAACCCATAGAGATCAATATAAAACGGGCCAAATACCTGGGATTTCACAAGCTATTACAGCTGGTAGTTACAAAAGCCAGATTAAATTTAATGTATAGAGCAGACAGCCATACACTCCCAAACAGCAATTACAGGACTGGCCTCGTCTGAGGAATAAAAGTTACCTTGAGAAGTTCATTACTGAATTAGCTTACATAACaatcataaatacacaatatgtgGCAGTAACGTTAAAAGTTTGTGAGTTTCTTGTCATCTGTTATTAGTATGGATGAGAAGAAAGTAACATCCTACCTGTTCCACAGACATGGCGCGCATCTCCGGTGAATGAGTAGCATCCACATAAAATCCAGCTCCGGATATTATGTTCACCCTCGTCTCCTCCGCTAGCTTCTTTAGGGCCCTCACATCTCTGCTAATGCCAGTGGTTGTGTTTTCTACAATACTTCCTCCACCCAccgatttaaaaaacaataactcaTCCTTTACGGCTTCCATTTCTTGGTTAAGAAGAAGGTTCTCTTTACTACTGTAGGGATTTTGTTTCAGCCAGAACAAATTCTTCATTGCAATGGGCTCCTCAGATAAAGCCATCTGGTGAGGAGCAGGTGGGCAATAACAGCAGTTGAAGGTCATCGTCAAATGTTCATGGGTCAAGGTGTATCCGAGCTGATCTGGGTCAATGGGCCCCAGTACAGTCTGTACTTTGCCGCTCAAAGAAGACATGTCTTTGCTCCAGGTGAAGAATGTCtgggaaagattttttttcttatttagtgaaattacagattttatttttaccagaTGAGACAAACTTCTTCAGAATTTACAGACTGCTCTCAAGTCCTAGTTACAGAACTAGCATCTTATCTGAATGACCACTTATTTATCTGCCACTGAATAAACAGCTGTATAATAATGATGGGTCAGAAATCCAATATTAATTAAAGAAGCTTTCGCAAAGTTTAATACACACAACTTGAAAAGATTCAACAAACAAATCCAATCAGCGTGATGTCTGGCAAAATCACTATAAGCAACTGAAGAAGTTAAGACATCTGAGCTTCACCGACTTTATAAAGAAgatgtatttgaaaaaaaattttttttttttttacttttcctgtACATTATAATGAGTACTAAAAAGTGATAGATTAATTAGCCATGAGAATTATTAGGTTGTCAAACATAGACACGGGCAGTGCAACTCCCAGACACAATGGAGGTTATGCATaacatagcaaccaatgcaatTACTTTGCCATATGGACCATTCCACCGGTTGATCATTAAAGAGGCATTTAAATGGATACTGGAGCCCAATGCGTGGATTTGATTGCATGCGAATCAGTGCAGACATTCATTAGTTACAAGAGTAAGAAAATTAGAGCTCTGttgcatttaacccccccctgtTTCTACTAAAAGCAGGGAGCATTCCTCAGTACACattctgcacatgctcagtagaacatTATAATCAATATGACTAGTAGCAGAAAACCACATGTGCGGGCAACGGCCACTTCTCTGACTTCAATGGGAGCTcaactgagcatgtgcaagaagtatACATACTTCCATGTGACATATACTCCAACATGCTTTAAAACGGTTTCTCTAAGAAAACTGAATTAGCCATCCAAGGGCCTCAGACTCACAAGAACATAATGTCGGGTTACCTTCAACCGCTGCATCTATGAATAGCTTGACTTTTAGAGGTTAATTAAAGCTGTTTATAAGGTCACCCATAAATATCGACACAGTAAACTGGTGCTGCCTCCTAGGGGAACAACGTGTCCCAACCTCTGGCTGATACAATaactaaaaagaaatacaatgacAAGAAGTCTTGTAACTTCAGTGTTTCCAGAGGTGTCAGAAGAGAGCGTCCGACGCTCACACACGCTTACTCTTCATCAGGCAACACGGAGCCAGCATGATCTTCTATGAACCTATAGGAAAATGTCCCCACGAGTGCAAAAACAGTCAAGAACATAGAACACATTTTCACACATGTGTATTTACTGTGTGAATTCTATAAAATCAAGAatttggtaaaaaataaatattttttattaaactgaaGTCAAactgaatttcattttttagacgatcattttaaagtattctttttttccttaagcTTTTAGAAGTAGGTGACCCTGGTCTCacgagtatataatatatagagggACTGAAGCAGTACTTTCGCAAGATATTATTAatcaaaacaaacattatttgcAGGAGCCCTTGAGATTTCACAGAAACCTTAAAACTCCactaaataaaatgcttttggCAAAATGATTCCTGATGCTGACAAATAATGTGGATTACAGAAGAATATTGAGTATACCACCGCGCCACTTCAAGATATAACCACAGACCCCTCTTTATGTTATTGATGAATTTACTGAATTCTGCGATTTGCAAAAGTCAAAAAAAGAGACCTGTGAACTACATGAACTTTTTTCAATGAAAATATTTCACAGCTCATTCGTGCCATCAATATTTACGATTCcgaataacattttataacgGAGCCAGAGGACTTCATTCTCGGAGCGGCACCGTTTACGGCCCGGTATGAAGGTGTTTATGGCCAATGCAATGGATGTAATAACAGTAGTTCATCTTTCCCTACAAGTTATAATGCAGGTAGCATTAAACCTATGAGGTGCAGACAGAATGTATAAAGGGTACACTTGGACCATCCTGTCCCTTGAACACATTTAATAGTACGTAAATGAACCCCTATTTTAAGTTTGAGTGATAATGACTGCCAATTAAAGGCACTGTTCCACCTTCTTTgtggaatttattttaaaactaaatacaGGCCTACAATGAAGTTCTGCAAGGAGGCTGAAATCTGAAGCTCCAGGGCAACACTAGATCTCCAGGTGGGGAGAAGCGATGTTTGGTTCTGCCCCAATCTATGCCCACTGGCTCCCAATGGCTTTACGGTCTGCTGGGGGCAAGCTAGACCCATATGCATGGCCAGCCTCTTCTCCGtatcccccctctgcctcccACAGGAGCTCCAAGGATCAGCCCTGAGAAGTCTCAGATATGACCATGCAGAGCCTTATAATGAATCGTGCCATCATACACCACAGCCTAAGCGTGAAGCCGGTGCATCTCTCACGCATGTAATACACACGTAAATTGCGTGCACATCTATAGAGTGTGG encodes:
- the PTER gene encoding phosphotriesterase-related protein, with protein sequence MSSLSGKVQTVLGPIDPDQLGYTLTHEHLTMTFNCCYCPPAPHQMALSEEPIAMKNLFWLKQNPYSSKENLLLNQEMEAVKDELLFFKSVGGGSIVENTTTGISRDVRALKKLAEETRVNIISGAGFYVDATHSPEMRAMSVEQLTEVLVNEVLQGADGTNIKCGIIGEIGCSWPLTESEKKVLRATAEAQIQLGCPVNIHPGRDSDCPFEIIRILLESGADVSKIVMSHLDRTIFDEKKLLEFAELGSYLEYDLFGTEMLNYQFNIAVDMPSDNERIKTLRFLVDEGYEDRIVIAHDIHTKNRLVKYGGHGYSHILTNIVPKMLLRGISQNIIDKILLENPKRWLTFK